One Bacillus amyloliquefaciens DSM 7 = ATCC 23350 DNA window includes the following coding sequences:
- a CDS encoding ABC transporter permease, with the protein MNLPQETVKHTEVPDEWFQPGMERKGEAESVKRPSLSYTQDAWRRLKKNKLAMAGLVILFCLFLLAVFGPVISPHSVTRQTLAEQNLPPSSSHWFGTDELGRDVFTRTWYGARISLFVGVMAALIDFLIGVIYGGIAGYKGGRTDSAMMRIIEVLYGLPYLLVVILLMVLMGPGLGSIIVALTVTGWVGMARIVRGQVLRMKHDEHVLASKTFGAKTFRIIKKNLLPNTMGAIIVQMTLTVPAAIFAESFLSFLGLGIQAPFASWGVMANDGLPAILSGHWWRLFFPAFFISLTMYAFNVLGDGLQDALDPKLRR; encoded by the coding sequence ATGAATCTCCCGCAGGAAACGGTAAAACACACAGAAGTGCCTGATGAATGGTTTCAGCCGGGCATGGAAAGAAAGGGTGAAGCCGAGTCGGTCAAGCGTCCGAGCCTGTCTTACACTCAGGATGCGTGGCGGCGGCTTAAAAAGAACAAATTGGCGATGGCCGGCCTTGTGATTTTATTTTGCCTGTTTCTATTAGCTGTGTTCGGTCCGGTGATATCACCGCACAGTGTGACAAGGCAGACGCTCGCCGAGCAGAATCTTCCGCCGTCTTCTTCACATTGGTTCGGAACCGATGAGCTTGGACGGGACGTATTTACAAGAACGTGGTACGGAGCGAGGATATCTTTATTTGTCGGTGTGATGGCGGCCTTGATCGACTTTTTGATCGGCGTCATTTACGGAGGCATCGCCGGCTACAAAGGGGGACGGACAGACAGCGCCATGATGAGAATCATCGAGGTTCTCTACGGATTGCCGTATCTGCTCGTTGTCATTTTGTTAATGGTGCTGATGGGACCGGGGCTCGGTTCTATTATCGTCGCTCTGACCGTGACGGGGTGGGTCGGCATGGCGCGGATTGTCAGAGGACAGGTATTGAGGATGAAGCATGATGAACACGTGCTTGCTTCGAAAACGTTTGGGGCGAAAACATTTCGGATCATTAAGAAAAATCTGCTGCCGAATACGATGGGGGCCATTATTGTCCAAATGACGCTTACGGTGCCGGCGGCGATTTTTGCGGAATCATTTCTAAGTTTTTTAGGACTCGGCATTCAAGCGCCGTTTGCAAGCTGGGGAGTCATGGCAAACGACGGGCTCCCGGCGATTTTATCAGGCCATTGGTGGCGGCTGTTTTTTCCCGCCTTTTTCATTTCCTTAACGATGTACGCGTTTAACGTGCTTGGAGACGGCTTGCAGGACGCGTTAGACCCGAAATTGAGGAGGTAG
- a CDS encoding ABC transporter ATP-binding protein: protein MAQQVLSVQNLHVTFSTYGGTVKAVRGVSFDLYKGETFAIVGESGCGKSVTLQAVMGLLPKHSAKIESGSIQFKQKDLCQMTEREMRGIRGRDISMIFQDPMTALNPTLTVGDQLSEALLEHRDMTRKQAESEVLAMLDLVGIPDSKSRLKQYPHQLSGGMRQRIVIAMALICEPEIMIADEPTTALDVTIQAQILELFKKIQRKTGVSIVLITHDLGVVAQTADRVAVMYAGKIAEIGTRHDIFYRPAHPYTKGLLFSVPRLDMEDSELSPIDGTPPDLFDPPPGCPFAARCPDRMIVCEKVYPETTVKSKSHFVNCWLQDDRAERQKHKQLKAAEEKGGFK from the coding sequence ATGGCGCAGCAAGTTCTTTCAGTTCAAAATCTGCATGTTACTTTTTCAACATACGGAGGCACCGTAAAAGCCGTCAGAGGCGTCAGCTTCGATTTATATAAAGGTGAAACGTTTGCGATCGTCGGTGAATCGGGCTGCGGAAAAAGCGTGACGTTACAAGCCGTGATGGGCCTTCTTCCGAAACATTCGGCAAAGATTGAATCCGGAAGCATACAATTTAAACAGAAAGACCTTTGTCAAATGACGGAACGGGAAATGCGGGGAATACGGGGACGTGACATTTCTATGATCTTTCAGGACCCGATGACGGCGCTCAATCCGACTTTGACTGTAGGAGATCAGCTTTCAGAAGCGCTTTTGGAACACCGAGACATGACCAGAAAACAAGCTGAATCCGAGGTTCTCGCCATGCTGGACCTTGTCGGCATCCCTGACTCGAAATCCCGCCTGAAGCAGTATCCCCACCAATTAAGCGGGGGCATGCGACAGCGGATCGTGATCGCGATGGCTCTGATCTGCGAGCCGGAAATCATGATTGCCGATGAACCGACGACTGCTCTTGATGTAACAATTCAAGCACAGATCCTTGAATTATTTAAAAAGATTCAAAGAAAAACAGGCGTATCTATTGTTCTGATTACGCATGATCTCGGCGTTGTCGCTCAGACCGCTGACAGGGTCGCCGTCATGTACGCGGGAAAAATCGCCGAAATCGGCACGAGGCATGATATTTTTTACCGGCCCGCTCATCCCTACACAAAGGGGCTGCTCTTCTCAGTGCCGCGGCTGGATATGGAGGATAGTGAGCTTTCGCCGATTGACGGGACGCCGCCTGATTTATTCGATCCGCCGCCGGGCTGCCCGTTTGCCGCCCGCTGCCCGGACAGGATGATCGTCTGTGAAAAGGTATATCCGGAAACAACCGTGAAATCCAAAAGCCATTTCGTCAATTGTTGGCTTCAGGATGACCGTGCAGAGAGGCAAAAGCACAAACAGCTGAAGGCAGCAGAGGAAAAAGGGGGATTCAAATGA
- a CDS encoding peptide ABC transporter substrate-binding protein, translated as MKKKWAIGVIAVVSFALMGCTANEQAGTETGKAKEQGDETVLRLNNENEPTSLDPPIGFNNVSWQPLNNIMEGLTRLGKDNKPEPAMAKSWKVSADKLTYTFSLRDDAKWTNGDPVTAEDFVYAWKRMLDPKTGASSAFLGYMIKGGEEFNSGKGKKEDVKVTAKDKKTLVVTLAAPQDYFLSVVSNPAYFPINEKVAKADPKWFTEAKTFVGNGPFKLTEWKHDDSMTMVKNETYWDKKTVKLDKVTWAMVSDRNTDYQMFQSGDLDTAFVPAELSEQLMGGKNVRTWDQAGLYFYRFNVKMEPFQNEKIRKAFAAAIDQKEITDYVTKNSEKPAHAFVSPGFPQPDGKDFREAGGSLLTPDESEAKKLLEKGMAEEHYDKLPAVTLTYSTKPEHKKIAEAVQQKLKSVLGIDVKLANMEWNVFLEEQKGLKFQFSQSSFLPDYADPISFLEAFQTGNSMNRTGWGSETYDSYIKQAKQEADAKKRFALMHKAEKLLMNEAPIIPIYFYNQVHLQNSGVKGIVRHPVGYVDLKWAEKS; from the coding sequence ATGAAAAAGAAATGGGCAATCGGAGTGATTGCTGTTGTGTCGTTTGCTTTGATGGGCTGTACGGCCAATGAGCAGGCGGGAACAGAAACCGGCAAAGCAAAAGAACAGGGGGATGAAACAGTGCTCCGGCTCAATAACGAAAATGAGCCGACCTCACTTGATCCGCCGATCGGGTTTAATAATGTTTCCTGGCAGCCGCTGAATAACATAATGGAAGGTTTAACAAGGCTCGGAAAAGATAATAAGCCCGAACCGGCCATGGCAAAAAGCTGGAAGGTGTCCGCTGATAAGCTGACATATACCTTCAGTCTCCGTGATGACGCCAAATGGACCAATGGCGATCCCGTCACGGCGGAAGACTTCGTGTACGCCTGGAAACGGATGCTCGATCCGAAAACGGGAGCGTCTTCCGCATTTCTCGGCTATATGATCAAAGGCGGGGAAGAATTTAACAGCGGAAAAGGCAAAAAAGAAGACGTGAAAGTTACGGCAAAAGATAAAAAAACATTGGTCGTCACATTGGCGGCACCGCAGGATTATTTTCTGAGCGTCGTGTCCAATCCGGCGTATTTCCCGATTAATGAAAAGGTCGCTAAGGCTGATCCGAAATGGTTCACTGAAGCGAAAACCTTTGTCGGCAACGGGCCGTTCAAGCTGACGGAATGGAAGCATGACGACAGCATGACGATGGTCAAAAACGAGACGTATTGGGATAAAAAGACGGTGAAACTTGATAAAGTCACATGGGCGATGGTCAGTGACCGAAATACCGACTACCAGATGTTCCAGTCGGGAGATTTGGATACCGCTTTTGTGCCGGCAGAGCTGAGCGAGCAGCTGATGGGCGGAAAAAATGTCCGCACGTGGGATCAGGCCGGACTTTATTTCTATCGCTTTAACGTTAAAATGGAGCCGTTCCAAAATGAAAAGATCAGAAAAGCGTTTGCTGCGGCTATTGATCAGAAAGAAATCACGGATTATGTGACCAAAAACAGTGAAAAGCCGGCACATGCCTTTGTATCCCCGGGGTTTCCGCAGCCTGACGGGAAAGATTTCCGCGAAGCAGGCGGCAGTTTATTAACTCCGGATGAATCAGAAGCCAAAAAACTGCTGGAAAAAGGCATGGCAGAAGAGCATTATGACAAACTGCCTGCCGTCACACTGACATACAGCACAAAGCCGGAGCATAAAAAAATAGCGGAAGCGGTACAGCAGAAGCTCAAAAGTGTGCTCGGTATAGACGTTAAGCTCGCCAATATGGAATGGAATGTCTTTTTAGAGGAGCAAAAAGGGCTGAAGTTTCAGTTCTCTCAAAGTTCATTTTTACCGGATTACGCAGATCCGATCAGTTTTCTTGAGGCTTTCCAGACGGGCAATTCCATGAACCGCACCGGCTGGGGCAGCGAGACATACGACAGCTATATCAAGCAGGCAAAACAGGAAGCCGATGCAAAAAAACGTTTTGCGCTCATGCATAAAGCGGAGAAGCTGCTCATGAACGAGGCTCCGATCATTCCGATTTATTTTTACAATCAGGTGCATCTGCAAAACAGCGGCGTGAAGGGCATTGTCCGGCACCCCGTCGGTTACGTTGATCTGAAGTGGGCGGAAAAGTCCTGA
- a CDS encoding S66 peptidase family protein encodes MGEEIEKAMNHKPKALQKGDTVGVIAPASPPESGTLQNALLFLENELGLQVKLGRSLKTRHGYLAGEDRARLDDLHDMFSDQNVKAVICACGGFGTGRIAADIDFGLIRSNPKIFWGYSDITFLHTAIHQNTGLVTFHGPMLSTDVGLEDADPLTKASYHQLFEETEFTYTEDISPLEVLTDGRAEGELAGGNLSLITSTLGTPFEIDTKDKLLFIEDIDEEPYQIDRMLNQLKMAGKLSDAAGILVCDFHKCEPKNKEKSLTLEQVLNDYIVKSGKPALKGFKIGHCSPSFAVPIGVRAVMDTAAKAVTIESGISGRE; translated from the coding sequence ATGGGAGAGGAGATTGAAAAAGCCATGAACCATAAACCAAAAGCACTGCAAAAAGGCGACACGGTCGGTGTGATTGCGCCCGCAAGCCCCCCTGAGAGCGGGACTTTACAAAACGCGCTGCTTTTTTTAGAGAATGAGCTTGGCCTTCAAGTGAAACTCGGCCGGTCGCTGAAGACCCGCCACGGCTATTTGGCGGGAGAAGACAGGGCGCGTCTCGATGATCTCCATGACATGTTCAGTGATCAGAATGTCAAAGCAGTGATATGCGCGTGCGGAGGATTCGGCACGGGCCGCATTGCCGCTGACATTGATTTCGGCTTAATCCGCAGCAATCCGAAAATTTTCTGGGGATACAGCGATATTACATTTTTACATACCGCCATTCATCAAAATACGGGACTCGTCACATTTCACGGCCCGATGCTGAGCACGGATGTGGGACTTGAAGATGCTGATCCGCTGACAAAGGCATCGTATCATCAGCTTTTCGAAGAAACGGAATTCACCTATACGGAGGATATTTCTCCGCTGGAGGTGCTGACAGACGGAAGAGCCGAGGGAGAGCTTGCGGGCGGCAATCTGTCGCTTATTACATCCACACTCGGTACGCCGTTTGAAATTGATACGAAAGACAAACTGCTGTTTATCGAGGATATTGATGAGGAGCCGTATCAAATCGACAGAATGCTGAATCAATTGAAAATGGCCGGCAAACTATCAGACGCAGCAGGAATTCTAGTCTGTGATTTTCACAAATGCGAACCGAAGAATAAAGAAAAGTCCCTCACATTAGAGCAAGTGCTGAACGATTACATTGTCAAATCAGGGAAGCCCGCGCTCAAAGGCTTTAAAATCGGCCATTGTTCGCCGAGCTTCGCCGTTCCGATCGGAGTCCGCGCGGTTATGGATACGGCGGCCAAAGCGGTAACAATTGAATCGGGGATTTCGGGAAGGGAGTGA
- a CDS encoding mandelate racemase/muconate lactonizing enzyme family protein, translating into MRITDIQTGRISVPLKKPFKTALRTVYNAESVIVKITFDNGLTGWGEAPPTVVITGDSAASIESAVCDVLKPALLGRNISDREAVLYDISRLLVRNQSAKAAVDMAVYDGWAQMHGQPLYQLLGGYRNTMETDFTVSVNSPEEMAGDADRYVNKGFHILKIKVGIGDISDDIARIQAVRSRVGATVKLRLDANQGWTPKEAVTAIRKMEDAGLGIELVEQPVHKDDIAGLKRVTDAVDTPIMADESVFTPRQAFHVLQTRSADLINIKLMKAGGIKQAETINAMAETCGVECMVGSMIETKLGITAAAHFAAGKRNVTRFDFDAPLMLKNDFIKGGITYSGSQITIPDEPGLGITGVSIQEEAKQ; encoded by the coding sequence GTGAGGATAACAGATATTCAAACAGGACGGATATCCGTGCCGCTGAAAAAACCGTTTAAGACCGCTTTGCGCACGGTTTACAATGCTGAATCGGTCATTGTGAAGATTACATTTGACAACGGTCTGACCGGCTGGGGCGAGGCGCCGCCGACGGTTGTTATAACAGGCGACAGCGCAGCAAGTATCGAAAGCGCCGTTTGCGATGTACTGAAGCCCGCTCTTTTAGGCCGGAACATTTCTGACAGGGAAGCAGTTTTGTATGACATCAGCCGGCTTTTGGTAAGAAATCAAAGCGCAAAGGCCGCGGTAGATATGGCTGTATATGACGGATGGGCGCAAATGCACGGGCAGCCGCTTTATCAGCTTCTCGGAGGTTATCGGAATACGATGGAAACAGATTTTACCGTCAGCGTCAATTCTCCTGAGGAGATGGCAGGGGATGCAGACCGTTATGTGAACAAAGGATTTCATATTTTAAAAATAAAAGTCGGCATAGGTGACATATCAGACGATATCGCGCGGATTCAGGCGGTCAGATCACGTGTCGGCGCAACCGTCAAACTGAGACTGGACGCGAACCAAGGCTGGACGCCGAAAGAAGCCGTGACCGCGATCCGAAAGATGGAAGACGCCGGACTTGGCATTGAGCTGGTCGAACAGCCTGTTCATAAAGACGATATCGCCGGGCTGAAACGGGTCACAGATGCCGTAGACACACCGATTATGGCGGACGAGAGCGTCTTTACGCCCCGTCAGGCCTTTCACGTACTGCAAACGAGAAGCGCCGATTTAATCAATATTAAGCTGATGAAAGCGGGCGGCATAAAGCAGGCGGAAACCATCAATGCGATGGCGGAAACGTGCGGCGTGGAATGCATGGTCGGCAGCATGATTGAGACGAAGCTCGGCATTACCGCCGCAGCCCATTTTGCAGCGGGCAAACGGAATGTTACAAGGTTTGATTTTGATGCGCCGCTTATGCTGAAAAATGACTTCATAAAAGGCGGCATCACATACAGCGGCAGTCAGATTACGATCCCGGATGAACCGGGTCTGGGCATTACCGGCGTGTCGATACAAGAGGAGGCGAAACAATGA
- a CDS encoding C40 family peptidase yields MRAAVTAAAANVWTLPSSPRPYDAPVLENPPQIRKWLASMGYEERLQLCTDNLVQTQVLFGEEVIILKEEGEWAFVAVPGQPSKKDARGYPGWVKKSQLSKNSFPTSSPAVWITKPTSFLYHSNGEPDLEVSFLTRLPAAGRENGFFRVATPLGERFVKEADADEFRHRKGRAIDIIETGMMFLGLPYLWGGLSGFGFDCSGFMYSVFKANGYALPRDAQDQAKAGFGAAVNDIRPADLLFFAYDEGQGAIHHVGLALGDGRMLHSPKTGKTIEVLPLEGTVYEKELCIVRRCISEKGE; encoded by the coding sequence ATGAGAGCAGCCGTTACAGCGGCGGCAGCCAATGTATGGACGCTGCCGTCATCTCCCCGCCCGTATGATGCACCGGTGCTCGAAAACCCGCCGCAAATCAGAAAATGGCTGGCGTCTATGGGATATGAAGAGCGGCTTCAACTATGCACAGACAACCTTGTCCAAACGCAAGTGCTTTTCGGGGAAGAAGTGATCATTCTCAAAGAGGAGGGTGAATGGGCTTTTGTTGCCGTTCCCGGCCAGCCTTCAAAAAAGGACGCGCGCGGATATCCTGGCTGGGTGAAAAAAAGCCAGCTTTCAAAAAACAGCTTTCCCACATCTTCTCCTGCCGTATGGATTACCAAACCGACATCTTTTTTATATCACTCAAACGGCGAACCGGATCTTGAAGTGAGTTTCTTAACGCGTCTTCCGGCAGCCGGACGTGAAAATGGCTTTTTCCGGGTGGCGACGCCGCTCGGAGAACGATTCGTAAAGGAAGCTGACGCAGACGAATTCCGGCATAGGAAAGGGCGGGCAATAGATATCATCGAAACAGGCATGATGTTTCTCGGGCTTCCTTATTTATGGGGTGGACTGAGCGGTTTCGGGTTTGACTGCTCCGGATTTATGTATTCGGTATTTAAAGCAAACGGTTATGCCCTTCCCCGTGATGCGCAGGACCAAGCAAAAGCTGGATTCGGCGCTGCGGTAAACGATATCCGGCCGGCTGATCTTTTGTTTTTCGCCTATGATGAAGGACAAGGCGCGATCCACCATGTCGGTTTGGCGCTGGGAGACGGCCGGATGCTGCACTCCCCGAAAACGGGAAAAACAATCGAAGTGCTGCCTTTGGAAGGAACCGTCTATGAAAAGGAATTATGCATCGTACGCCGCTGTATCAGCGAAAAGGGGGAATGA
- a CDS encoding ABC transporter ATP-binding protein has protein sequence MTASPLLEVSGLKMHFDAGRKKAVKAVDGVSFHIQRGETFGLVGESGCGKSTLGRVILRLYDPTAGSVSYEGTDIHRAAPDQRSVLFRKLQMIFQDPYASLNPRLTVREIIMEPMEIHNLYNTRKARLMMADELLEAVGLHPDFGSRYPHEFSGGQRQRIGIARALSLHPEFIVADEPISALDVSVQAQVVNLLKRLQKEKGLTFLFIAHDLSMVKHISDRIGVMYLGRMMEITESAALYKEPLHPYTKALLSSIPIPDPLLEDKRERIILKGELPSPVNPPSGCVFRTRCPEAMELCGKVTPELEEVKTGRFVACHLYKKES, from the coding sequence ATGACAGCGTCTCCGCTCCTTGAAGTCAGCGGGCTGAAAATGCATTTTGACGCAGGAAGAAAGAAAGCCGTAAAAGCAGTCGACGGTGTCAGTTTTCACATTCAAAGAGGGGAAACATTCGGACTCGTCGGAGAATCGGGGTGCGGTAAATCGACGCTCGGAAGGGTTATTCTTCGTCTGTACGACCCGACGGCCGGTTCGGTATCATATGAAGGGACGGACATACACCGTGCCGCGCCAGATCAGCGGTCGGTCTTATTCCGCAAGCTGCAGATGATTTTTCAAGACCCTTACGCCTCGTTAAATCCGCGCCTGACCGTACGGGAAATTATTATGGAGCCGATGGAAATCCACAATCTTTACAATACCCGTAAAGCCCGTCTGATGATGGCGGATGAACTGCTTGAAGCTGTCGGACTCCATCCGGATTTCGGCAGCCGGTACCCCCACGAATTCAGTGGCGGACAGAGACAGAGAATCGGGATTGCCAGAGCACTTTCTCTGCACCCCGAGTTTATCGTGGCGGATGAGCCGATTTCTGCGCTTGACGTGTCCGTACAGGCACAGGTCGTCAACCTTTTAAAAAGGCTTCAGAAGGAGAAAGGGCTGACATTTTTATTTATCGCTCACGATTTATCAATGGTCAAGCATATCAGCGATAGGATCGGCGTGATGTATTTGGGGCGCATGATGGAAATCACAGAAAGCGCTGCGCTTTACAAGGAACCGCTTCACCCTTATACGAAGGCGCTTTTATCTTCAATTCCGATCCCTGATCCGCTTCTTGAGGACAAGCGTGAACGGATTATTCTGAAAGGGGAGCTGCCGAGCCCAGTTAACCCGCCGAGCGGCTGTGTTTTCAGGACGCGGTGCCCTGAAGCGATGGAGCTCTGCGGTAAAGTTACGCCTGAGCTTGAGGAAGTGAAGACGGGACGTTTTGTCGCCTGTCACTTATACAAAAAAGAAAGCTGA
- a CDS encoding lactonase family protein produces MAKYIGYAGTYTKGGSEGIYCFELDTEAKQLSQPKLAAKLGNPTYVTPNSDNSMLYSIEKADGKGGVAAYQINQNTGELTFVNHQLIEGPSPCHVSIDSKHEYVLTANYHSGKVHAFPVNQDGSLQEPAAEAAHTGTGPHERQEKPHTHFAGFTPEHNYIAAVDLGTDTLYTYQMQNGALTEVKTHSFAPGSGPRHIVFHPAEKYAYVMTEISNEVIALEYNPTLGEFRELQVISALPEGFTDKSQGSAIRISKDGRFLYAANRGHDSIAIFKINQYSGELSLVEWVPTEGNWPRDFAFDPSETFLIASNEETGNLVLFERDPETGRLTLLQSDVPVPYPVCVSFLHQV; encoded by the coding sequence ATGGCTAAGTACATAGGATACGCGGGAACATATACAAAAGGCGGCAGCGAAGGCATTTATTGTTTTGAACTTGATACAGAAGCGAAACAGCTCAGCCAGCCGAAGCTTGCTGCAAAGCTCGGCAACCCGACATACGTCACACCGAACTCTGATAACAGCATGCTGTATTCCATTGAAAAAGCAGACGGAAAAGGCGGCGTCGCAGCCTATCAAATCAATCAGAACACCGGCGAATTAACTTTTGTGAACCACCAGCTGATTGAAGGCCCGTCTCCATGCCACGTCAGCATTGATAGTAAACATGAATATGTTTTAACCGCTAATTACCACAGCGGAAAAGTGCACGCCTTCCCTGTCAATCAGGACGGCAGCCTGCAGGAGCCTGCAGCTGAAGCAGCTCATACGGGGACCGGTCCTCATGAAAGACAGGAGAAACCGCATACTCATTTCGCAGGCTTTACACCTGAGCATAATTACATTGCAGCCGTCGATTTAGGGACGGATACGCTGTATACTTACCAAATGCAAAACGGCGCGCTCACAGAGGTAAAAACCCATTCTTTCGCACCCGGTTCAGGGCCGCGCCATATCGTTTTCCATCCGGCGGAAAAATACGCCTATGTCATGACGGAGATCAGCAATGAAGTCATCGCGCTTGAATACAATCCGACCTTAGGTGAATTCAGAGAGCTTCAGGTCATTTCCGCTTTGCCTGAAGGCTTTACTGACAAATCTCAGGGCAGCGCGATCCGCATATCTAAAGACGGCAGATTTCTTTATGCCGCCAACCGCGGGCATGACAGCATCGCCATCTTTAAGATCAATCAATATTCCGGGGAATTGTCTCTTGTTGAATGGGTGCCGACAGAAGGAAACTGGCCGCGTGATTTCGCGTTTGATCCATCCGAAACATTCCTTATCGCGTCAAATGAAGAAACGGGAAATCTGGTTTTGTTTGAACGCGATCCGGAAACGGGCAGACTGACTCTGCTTCAATCTGACGTACCGGTTCCGTATCCGGTCTGCGTGTCATTTCTGCATCAGGTTTAA
- a CDS encoding dimethylarginine dimethylaminohydrolase family protein — MHVSIPKSTPKPACRSEYDALKTVILCRPEHMAIKDIINGTQKHFKQENIDISTALKQHNEFIDILKSHQIEVVLLPADPELPEQVFTRDIGFVLGETAFISSMAASVRQGEEKVFQHLLDDEKIPYTRISKANIEGGDVMIADGTVYAGLSERTDKAAVRELQEALPEMTVVPIPLKEDFLHLDCVFNMISETEALYCKNGLRQKEIDLLAERFEMIEVPEEEQFTLGPNILSIGNQTIISLPQHRHTNRELRKRGYKVIETEFSEIIKSGGSFRCCTLPLVRTS; from the coding sequence ATGCACGTATCCATTCCCAAATCCACGCCAAAACCGGCATGCCGCAGTGAATATGATGCTTTGAAGACAGTCATTTTATGCCGGCCGGAACACATGGCCATCAAAGATATTATTAACGGAACACAAAAACATTTTAAACAAGAAAATATTGACATCTCCACCGCCCTCAAACAGCATAATGAGTTTATTGACATTTTAAAATCCCATCAGATTGAAGTCGTCCTGCTGCCTGCCGATCCCGAATTGCCTGAGCAGGTATTCACCCGGGATATCGGATTTGTCTTAGGAGAAACAGCGTTTATTTCAAGCATGGCGGCTTCAGTCCGGCAGGGAGAAGAAAAGGTGTTTCAACACCTGCTTGATGATGAGAAAATCCCTTATACGCGAATCAGCAAAGCGAACATTGAAGGCGGCGACGTCATGATCGCAGACGGCACCGTTTATGCCGGGCTGAGCGAGCGCACGGATAAAGCGGCTGTCCGGGAGCTGCAGGAGGCGCTGCCGGAAATGACCGTCGTGCCGATCCCTCTTAAGGAGGATTTCTTACATTTGGACTGTGTGTTTAATATGATCTCGGAAACGGAGGCGCTATACTGCAAAAATGGCTTACGGCAGAAAGAAATTGATCTTCTTGCCGAACGTTTTGAGATGATAGAAGTGCCTGAAGAAGAACAATTTACGCTCGGACCGAATATCCTGTCCATCGGCAATCAGACAATTATCAGCCTGCCGCAGCACCGTCATACGAACCGAGAGCTCAGAAAAAGGGGATATAAAGTCATTGAAACCGAGTTTTCCGAAATTATCAAATCGGGCGGTTCCTTCCGCTGCTGCACCCTCCCGCTTGTCAGAACATCTTAA
- a CDS encoding acyl-CoA thioesterase: protein MKLPESRFCKETRVVKTSRVFPLDTNNHNTLFGGKLMSYIDDIASISAARHCRCETVTASMDSVDFLRPIGQQDSVCLESYVTWVGTSSMEVFVKVIKEHLMTGERELAATSFLTFVALDSNGKSVPVPRIVPETEEEIMLHNTAVQRAGERKNRLKHSKALAEALGTDKPW from the coding sequence ATGAAGTTGCCAGAATCAAGATTTTGCAAAGAAACAAGGGTAGTCAAAACAAGCAGGGTTTTTCCGCTTGATACCAATAACCACAATACGCTGTTTGGCGGAAAGCTGATGAGCTACATTGATGATATCGCTTCAATTTCCGCGGCCCGCCACTGCCGGTGTGAAACCGTCACGGCCTCAATGGACTCTGTAGATTTTTTGCGCCCGATCGGCCAGCAGGATTCCGTATGCCTTGAATCCTACGTCACATGGGTCGGAACATCGTCTATGGAGGTGTTTGTCAAAGTCATTAAAGAGCATCTGATGACTGGGGAACGCGAGCTTGCGGCAACGTCATTTCTGACCTTCGTCGCGCTCGATTCAAACGGGAAATCGGTGCCCGTTCCGCGGATCGTGCCGGAAACCGAGGAAGAAATCATGCTTCACAATACGGCCGTTCAGCGCGCCGGAGAACGAAAAAACCGTTTAAAACACAGCAAGGCCCTGGCCGAGGCGCTCGGGACAGATAAGCCTTGGTAA
- a CDS encoding GNAT family N-acetyltransferase, translating to MMKHKSSGTILTTRRIRLRTMRDDDEENLYGLFTDREVMKYYPSLKSRRETKEWIAWNKRLAKGYGVSLWIAEDKETGAFLGQCGIVPQTVNGTAMMEIGYMFARRHWGCGYATEAAKACLTYGFQTKQYGRIAALIDPENLASVRVAEKIGMAAGETVNKWERQLTVFDITSDIERFSEM from the coding sequence ATGATGAAGCATAAGTCTTCCGGCACCATCCTGACAACCAGGCGTATCCGCCTGCGCACCATGCGGGATGACGATGAAGAGAATTTGTACGGGCTGTTTACCGATAGAGAGGTCATGAAATATTATCCTTCTCTTAAAAGCAGACGGGAAACGAAGGAATGGATTGCCTGGAACAAACGATTGGCCAAAGGATACGGCGTGAGTCTTTGGATCGCAGAAGATAAAGAGACGGGTGCATTTCTCGGTCAATGCGGAATCGTTCCGCAGACGGTAAACGGAACCGCGATGATGGAAATCGGTTATATGTTTGCCCGCCGCCATTGGGGCTGCGGCTATGCGACAGAGGCTGCGAAAGCCTGTCTGACATACGGTTTTCAAACAAAGCAATACGGACGCATAGCGGCGCTGATCGATCCGGAAAACCTTGCTTCCGTCCGCGTCGCGGAAAAAATCGGCATGGCAGCCGGCGAGACCGTTAACAAATGGGAGAGGCAGCTGACGGTTTTTGACATCACATCTGACATTGAACGTTTCAGCGAAATGTAG